The genomic segment AATGACTATATACTTATTTTACTCGATAATCACTTTTAATAAAAAGGAGGACAAAAAGTATGACAACAAAAACAAAAAAACTGGCAGCATTACTCATGAGCGGAATCATGACACTTTCCATTGCTCCAGTTGTACATGCCGACGATAAGGTAGAGCTTACCGGTATGGTACAGCAATCCAGATGGTACTCAGGATTACAGAGCATGGTTGAGAAGCTGGAAGAAGAGGAAAATATTTCTATCGAATTTGAAGTTGTTCCAGATGACCAGTATGATAACCTGATGAAAATGAGATTAAATTCTCATGAAGCTCCAGATCTGATTGCTTATCAGTTTGCAGATTTATTTGCCGCTGTAGATCCTGAAGAATTTTTTGTTTCATTAGATGATGAAAGCTGGGCTTCCAAAGTAAAAGCTCCCGAACTGACAGAATATAATGGAAAACATTACGGTTATTGTTTCGAAGCATCCAACGGTTTTCAGGGACTTATTTACAACAAAGATGTTTTTGAAGCAAATGGAATAACAGAACTTCCAAAAACCTTAGATGAATTTTATGCTGTCTGCGACAAATTAAAAGAAGCAGGAATTGTTCCTATTGCGATGCCATCAGATACCTGGGTTCCACAGATTTGGATGACCTCTGGTATGTCACGAGCACTTGGAAGTAAAGATGCTTGTGAAGATTTTGCAAATAAAATTTTAACAAATCAGGCAAAATTTAATGATTATCCAGAAATGGCTTCTGTAATTGACGAATACTTAGAATTGTTTAAAAGAGGATACGTGAATGATGATTATATGACAGTAAGCTATGATGAAATTCTGGGACGTCTGGCAAGCGGAGAAACTGCAATGATCTATGGTGCGACAGAAATTTTAACTTCCATTGAAGAATCTTACCCTGATGCCAATCTGACTATTTTTAATCCTCCAGTAGGCTATGATGATAAAGATGTTCTGGCATATCTTCCTACAGCAATGGGACTTGCTGTAAATAAAGATACTGAAAACCTTGATACTATTAAAAAAGTATTTGATCTGTGGAGTACTCCGGAATATGGAGATTTATATTTCCAGTCTCGTCCAGGCTTCCCAAATATTGAAGGAATTGACGGAAACGAAGGTGCAATGAATCCAGATATCCCTAAAATCTACAACGAATATATGGACGAAGGAAGAGTAGTCGCACAGATGAATCAGTACCTTGACACTCTCCAGCCACTGTTTGGAAATACAATTTGGGTTTACTATCTGGAAGCTCCATCTAAAGGAAATATGGATGGAAAAGCTGTTCTGGACCGTTTCCAGGAAGATGTAGATAAATTTATGACCGAAAAAAGAGCAGAAGGTTGGAAATAACACAATCTCTGAAGTCTGATTAACAATATTTATTCAAAAGAAAGGGACTGAGGCAGAGAGCTTTAGTTCCTTTCTGTTAAGGAGATCTAATATGCCCAAAAAAAAGAAATCAATTTATCCTTTATGGGTGCTTATTCCAGCGCTTTTAATATACACTGTTTTTTCCGTTGTTCCCATTGTGATCAGCCTGGTATGTTCTTTTACAGACTGGAATATGGGCCGATTATATACACCCGCATTTAATGGAGTTGCCAATTACATCGAACTTTTAAAAGATCCTGTTTTTTTGCGTTCTATTGGCAATACCTTTTTGTTTGCATTGGCAACTACCATCTTAAAAACAGTAGTTGGCTTTCTTCTTGCGCTTGTTATGGTAAAAAAAATACCCGGAAGAGGAATTATGCGAACCATCTATTATGCTCCCTGTGTAATTAGTATCACGGTTGTCGGAGTGTTATTTAAATCTATTTTAGCAAATAAAGGATTACTCAATAATATCCTTCAAATGATAGGATTAAGCAACTTAACTCATGATTGGCTTGGAAGTTATGGCACTGCTATTGGAAGTGTAATTTTGGTAGAGACATGGATGTGGGCAGGATTCAATATGTTCATTTTCATTTCCGGTCTGCAGGCAATTCCTGAGGATTACTATGAAAGTGCTACCTTAGATGGTGCCTCTGCTTTTGCAAAGCTAAAAAACATCACGCTTCCTTTAATTGTTCCGTCAATGACCGTTGTTGTGACACTAAGTA from the Blautia wexlerae DSM 19850 genome contains:
- a CDS encoding ABC transporter substrate-binding protein, producing the protein MTTKTKKLAALLMSGIMTLSIAPVVHADDKVELTGMVQQSRWYSGLQSMVEKLEEEENISIEFEVVPDDQYDNLMKMRLNSHEAPDLIAYQFADLFAAVDPEEFFVSLDDESWASKVKAPELTEYNGKHYGYCFEASNGFQGLIYNKDVFEANGITELPKTLDEFYAVCDKLKEAGIVPIAMPSDTWVPQIWMTSGMSRALGSKDACEDFANKILTNQAKFNDYPEMASVIDEYLELFKRGYVNDDYMTVSYDEILGRLASGETAMIYGATEILTSIEESYPDANLTIFNPPVGYDDKDVLAYLPTAMGLAVNKDTENLDTIKKVFDLWSTPEYGDLYFQSRPGFPNIEGIDGNEGAMNPDIPKIYNEYMDEGRVVAQMNQYLDTLQPLFGNTIWVYYLEAPSKGNMDGKAVLDRFQEDVDKFMTEKRAEGWK
- a CDS encoding carbohydrate ABC transporter permease produces the protein MPKKKKSIYPLWVLIPALLIYTVFSVVPIVISLVCSFTDWNMGRLYTPAFNGVANYIELLKDPVFLRSIGNTFLFALATTILKTVVGFLLALVMVKKIPGRGIMRTIYYAPCVISITVVGVLFKSILANKGLLNNILQMIGLSNLTHDWLGSYGTAIGSVILVETWMWAGFNMFIFISGLQAIPEDYYESATLDGASAFAKLKNITLPLIVPSMTVVVTLSIAGGLKVFDIIYVLTNGGPGFDTQVLATYTYQSFSLGFLGESSAGSVILAVIVVIISFTMNRYFTKREVEM